The Planococcus versutus genome contains a region encoding:
- a CDS encoding LysM peptidoglycan-binding domain-containing protein: protein MRKIIFTLFAATALSLAIGTSDTEASSYTVKPGDTLWEIASSNKVSVDQLLTWNKLASNSIYPNQTIKVAATSATVAVPQKTTTAKAPISSTSTNTYTVKAGDTLSKIARVHNTSVSSVQQLNRLSGTNIYPGQKLVVNGKPQVSAPATTPVASTTTTYRVVGGDTLSKIAKKHNTTVTKLMSANNLKTTTIRVGQVLKVDVKSLSETVITVSNPIVSVPSTSGNLTLLVDVAKSVLGTPYVWGGAAPGGFDCSGYIYYVYNKVGINVPRTNTTGFDAISSPVSSPQIGDLVFFKNTYRAGISHMGIFIGNNSFIHAGGDRVQITSLNDSYWSKHFDGYQRLNAMR, encoded by the coding sequence ATGAGAAAGATTATTTTCACGTTATTTGCAGCTACGGCACTATCACTTGCTATTGGAACTTCTGATACAGAAGCGAGTAGTTATACAGTTAAACCGGGAGATACTTTATGGGAAATTGCTTCAAGCAATAAAGTTTCAGTAGATCAATTACTTACATGGAATAAACTAGCATCAAATTCAATTTATCCAAACCAGACAATTAAAGTCGCTGCTACTTCAGCGACAGTTGCCGTTCCACAAAAAACAACAACAGCAAAAGCCCCTATAAGTTCTACTAGTACGAATACATACACAGTAAAAGCTGGTGATACTTTATCTAAAATTGCACGAGTGCATAATACTAGTGTCAGTTCGGTGCAGCAATTAAATCGGTTATCAGGCACAAACATTTACCCTGGTCAAAAGCTAGTCGTCAATGGCAAGCCTCAAGTTTCTGCGCCAGCAACAACTCCAGTAGCTTCAACTACGACAACTTATCGTGTAGTTGGCGGAGATACCTTAAGTAAGATTGCTAAAAAGCATAATACAACCGTGACAAAGTTAATGAGTGCTAACAACTTGAAAACGACTACGATTCGCGTTGGTCAAGTACTAAAAGTTGATGTTAAATCTTTATCAGAAACTGTGATTACTGTTTCAAATCCAATTGTTTCTGTACCTTCTACTTCTGGAAACTTGACTCTACTTGTCGATGTAGCCAAGTCTGTGCTAGGTACTCCATATGTATGGGGAGGAGCGGCACCTGGAGGCTTTGACTGCAGTGGATACATTTATTATGTTTACAATAAAGTTGGCATTAATGTACCTAGAACCAATACGACAGGCTTTGATGCAATTTCTTCACCTGTCAGTTCTCCCCAAATTGGCGACTTAGTATTCTTTAAAAACACATATCGTGCAGGCATCTCACACATGGGCATTTTTATTGGAAACAATAGCTTTATTCACGCCGGTGGTGACCGTGTTCAAATTACTAGCTTGAACGATAGCTACTGGAGCAAACATTTTGATGGGTATCAACGTTTGAATGCAATGCGTTAA
- a CDS encoding catalase, with the protein MSTNKTGLTTSWGSPVGDNQNSQTAGQRGPVLLQDVHLLEKLAHFNRERIPERVVHAKGGGAHGYFEVTQDVSKYTKAAFLSEVGKKTDMFARFSTVAGELGSADTLRDPRGFSLKFYTEEGNYDLVGNNTPIFFIQDALKFPDFIHTQKRDPRTHLKNPNAVWDFWSLSPESLHQVTYLMGDRGIPATWRHMHGFGSHTFKWTNAEGESVWVKYHMLTDQGIKNITQEVADKIAGENPDYHTEDLFNSIEEGDFPSWTMYVQIMPLEDANTYRFDPFDVTKTWSHKDYPLMEVGRMMLNRNPENYFAEVEQATFSPGTLVPGIDVSPDKMLQGRLFAYHDAHRYRVGANHQMLPINAAKNQVNNYQRDGQMNFGNNGGGSVYYEPNSYGGPTETTAAKPAPLEVTGVTDSVPHFKEDHYTQPGDLYRLQSAEEQERLVATFVGGLSGVDKEEIKLLQISHLYKADPEFGTRVAEGLGLSVPDLTETK; encoded by the coding sequence ATGAGTACAAACAAAACAGGTTTAACAACTAGCTGGGGCTCACCAGTTGGCGACAACCAAAACTCCCAAACGGCCGGACAACGTGGCCCTGTTCTTTTACAAGATGTCCATCTTCTTGAAAAGCTTGCTCATTTTAACAGAGAACGTATTCCTGAACGTGTTGTACATGCCAAAGGTGGCGGTGCTCACGGTTATTTCGAAGTCACTCAAGATGTTTCTAAATACACAAAAGCTGCTTTCTTATCAGAAGTCGGCAAAAAAACTGATATGTTCGCACGTTTTTCTACAGTGGCTGGCGAGCTTGGATCTGCGGATACACTTCGCGACCCACGCGGTTTTTCTTTAAAATTTTATACTGAAGAAGGAAACTACGATTTAGTAGGCAACAACACACCTATCTTCTTTATCCAAGATGCGCTTAAATTCCCTGACTTTATTCACACACAAAAGCGTGATCCGCGTACACATTTGAAAAACCCTAACGCAGTGTGGGACTTCTGGTCATTGTCGCCAGAATCATTGCACCAAGTTACGTATTTGATGGGTGACCGTGGAATCCCTGCTACATGGCGTCACATGCACGGATTCGGAAGCCATACTTTCAAATGGACAAACGCTGAAGGCGAATCTGTGTGGGTAAAATACCATATGTTAACAGATCAAGGCATTAAAAATATCACTCAAGAAGTAGCAGATAAAATTGCTGGCGAAAACCCTGATTACCATACAGAAGATCTGTTTAATTCAATTGAAGAAGGCGACTTTCCATCTTGGACAATGTACGTTCAAATTATGCCTTTAGAAGATGCGAACACGTATCGCTTCGATCCATTTGATGTAACAAAAACATGGTCTCACAAAGACTATCCACTGATGGAAGTTGGACGCATGATGCTTAATCGTAACCCCGAGAATTACTTTGCTGAAGTTGAGCAAGCTACATTCTCTCCAGGTACCTTGGTTCCTGGTATCGACGTATCACCAGACAAAATGCTTCAAGGTCGTTTGTTCGCATACCATGATGCTCACCGTTATCGCGTAGGCGCTAACCACCAAATGTTACCGATTAACGCAGCAAAAAACCAAGTAAATAACTACCAACGTGATGGCCAAATGAACTTTGGCAACAATGGTGGCGGTTCGGTTTATTACGAACCAAATAGCTACGGTGGCCCGACGGAAACAACAGCGGCTAAACCGGCTCCACTCGAAGTAACTGGCGTAACTGATTCAGTGCCTCACTTTAAAGAAGATCATTACACACAACCAGGTGATCTTTACCGCTTGCAAAGTGCAGAAGAGCAGGAACGTCTTGTTGCAACTTTCGTCGGTGGATTAAGTGGTGTTGATAAAGAAGAAATCAAACTTCTTCAAATCAGTCATTTGTACAAAGCAGATCCTGAATTCGGTACACGTGTTGCAGAAGGTCTTGGTCTTTCAGTTCCAGATCTTACGGAAACAAAATAA
- a CDS encoding fatty acid--CoA ligase yields the protein MYATIGKIFDQTVSMYPNKEALVDMRRDKRWTYSEWSDDVYRLANAFVAAGISKGDRVSSFLFNNSELPTALFACAKIGAIFNPINFRLKPEELAYILDDATPEIVLFEEALRETVEKVAPQFPSIQFWFIDDEVPEYAVSYQDQIKCAPTSDPLVHVDEMDIYAIMYTSGTTGRPKGVIHLHRNMAEQSMTCIAMLNYTKNDVGLVIAPMFHCAELHCNIIPRVQAGASSIIMHQFDPQVAVDTVENEKVSVMFGVPTMWSMMTTINDANEKVKTLKRGLYGAAPMAPVLVKRVKEILGIELIQAYGQTEMGPAITFLSEDEQLIKAGSAGKPAFNHEIRIVRPQDSGPAEPDDQVGPFEVGEIIVQGPSMMAGYFHRPQATARVMYKGWYHTSDLGYMDEDGYLYVSDRVDDMIISGGENIYPREVEDALHEHELIQDVAVLGIPDEKWGESVMAFIVVKDVLLTEKHLEEYCLNHENLARFKRPRKYCFVDELPRNASGKIQKFLLRELYTEQNE from the coding sequence ATGTACGCAACAATTGGGAAAATTTTTGATCAGACAGTAAGCATGTATCCAAATAAAGAAGCACTAGTTGATATGAGAAGAGATAAGAGGTGGACTTATTCCGAATGGAGTGATGATGTTTACCGGTTAGCCAATGCGTTTGTCGCTGCAGGTATTAGCAAAGGAGATCGTGTTTCGAGCTTTTTGTTTAATAATAGTGAACTGCCTACTGCTTTGTTTGCATGTGCAAAAATCGGAGCTATTTTCAATCCAATCAATTTTCGCTTAAAACCAGAAGAGTTGGCCTATATTCTAGATGATGCGACTCCTGAGATTGTGCTCTTTGAAGAAGCATTACGAGAGACTGTCGAAAAGGTAGCACCCCAATTTCCGAGTATTCAATTTTGGTTTATAGATGATGAAGTGCCAGAATATGCTGTGAGCTATCAGGATCAAATCAAGTGCGCACCGACGTCAGACCCACTTGTTCATGTAGATGAAATGGATATTTATGCCATCATGTATACGAGTGGAACGACAGGACGACCAAAAGGAGTTATTCATCTCCATCGCAACATGGCTGAACAGAGTATGACGTGCATCGCAATGCTCAACTACACGAAAAACGATGTAGGGCTTGTGATTGCACCGATGTTTCATTGTGCAGAATTGCATTGCAACATCATTCCACGTGTCCAAGCTGGAGCTTCAAGCATCATCATGCACCAGTTCGATCCTCAAGTAGCGGTAGATACCGTTGAAAACGAGAAAGTTTCAGTTATGTTCGGCGTGCCTACAATGTGGAGTATGATGACCACGATAAATGATGCCAATGAAAAAGTTAAAACGTTAAAACGCGGCTTGTATGGTGCAGCACCAATGGCACCTGTACTGGTTAAACGAGTAAAAGAGATATTGGGTATCGAGTTGATTCAAGCATATGGTCAAACAGAGATGGGTCCAGCCATTACGTTTCTTAGTGAAGACGAACAATTGATAAAAGCAGGATCTGCTGGAAAACCTGCCTTTAATCATGAAATTCGAATTGTCCGACCTCAAGATAGCGGTCCTGCAGAACCAGATGATCAAGTAGGTCCCTTTGAAGTAGGAGAAATCATTGTTCAAGGACCAAGTATGATGGCTGGTTATTTTCATAGGCCACAAGCAACAGCACGTGTAATGTACAAAGGATGGTATCATACGAGTGACTTAGGTTATATGGATGAAGATGGTTATTTATATGTATCTGATCGAGTGGATGACATGATCATTAGTGGTGGCGAAAATATTTATCCACGTGAAGTAGAAGATGCTCTTCATGAACACGAACTCATTCAAGACGTTGCTGTTTTAGGAATTCCCGATGAAAAATGGGGTGAGTCAGTGATGGCGTTCATTGTTGTAAAAGACGTATTGCTAACTGAAAAGCATTTAGAAGAGTACTGTCTCAACCATGAAAACCTTGCCCGTTTTAAACGGCCTAGAAAATATTGTTTTGTTGATGAGTTACCACGCAATGCGAGTGGAAAGATTCAAAAGTTCTTATTGCGCGAGCTTTATACTGAGCAAAATGAGTAA
- a CDS encoding DUF948 domain-containing protein, translating to MDTSTWLYIALGIIILGLIIAIVGVVLLIVGMKEPMKEIKGSANNLKDRMGKLQLETTSLSHHANELKEDIQMKSEKITLFVDAAKGTKNSVVDLNASVHAITKNIASRVDHDRENVAQVNEWSNGAVKLLQMVENRTRTEKNNSTYSSTPLSEDKQW from the coding sequence ATGGACACTTCAACATGGTTGTACATAGCACTTGGCATCATCATACTGGGGTTGATTATCGCAATCGTTGGCGTTGTGCTTTTAATCGTTGGAATGAAAGAACCCATGAAAGAAATCAAAGGTTCCGCTAATAATTTAAAAGACCGTATGGGCAAACTTCAATTAGAGACAACTAGTTTGTCACATCATGCAAACGAACTAAAAGAAGATATTCAAATGAAATCAGAAAAAATTACGTTGTTTGTTGATGCGGCAAAAGGTACAAAAAATTCAGTTGTTGACTTGAATGCATCGGTTCATGCAATTACAAAGAACATCGCATCGAGAGTAGACCACGACCGAGAAAATGTAGCGCAAGTAAACGAATGGAGCAACGGTGCGGTTAAACTTCTCCAAATGGTAGAAAATCGGACACGCACTGAAAAAA
- the coaW gene encoding type II pantothenate kinase — translation MDVGIDAGGTLIKVAYTQKGKVHFEKYPIAEIEQVAHWVNKLDDCQVCVTGGKSGVLISLLDRPAQEMMEFEATHLGVQVLLEESGDLEDAYLITNVGTGTSIHCIQDNAQERLGGTGVGGGTLIGLSHLLTGVTHYDEIIALASQGSRDRIDLKVKHIYEGKEPPIPGELTASNFGQNFLAISDELTTEELLATVIGLVGETVSTVSVQAARQCRSSTIVYIGSSFIDNPLLKEVVTSYTILRGSVPVFPKNGEYSGAVGAMSAITKKTK, via the coding sequence ATGGACGTCGGAATAGATGCAGGTGGTACTTTAATCAAAGTGGCATATACTCAAAAAGGAAAAGTCCATTTTGAAAAATACCCAATTGCGGAAATAGAGCAAGTTGCTCACTGGGTAAATAAATTAGATGACTGCCAAGTTTGTGTGACAGGAGGCAAATCAGGCGTTTTGATTTCTTTGCTTGATCGACCAGCGCAAGAAATGATGGAATTTGAAGCGACGCACTTAGGTGTACAAGTTCTTCTTGAGGAAAGTGGAGACTTAGAAGATGCTTATCTCATCACAAATGTGGGAACAGGAACTTCTATCCACTGCATTCAAGACAATGCGCAAGAACGATTAGGCGGCACCGGTGTTGGTGGTGGCACGTTAATTGGTTTGAGTCATTTGCTGACAGGCGTTACGCACTACGACGAAATTATCGCATTGGCAAGTCAAGGTTCACGTGACCGAATAGATTTGAAGGTTAAGCATATTTATGAAGGCAAAGAACCACCTATACCAGGTGAGTTAACTGCTAGTAACTTTGGGCAAAATTTTCTAGCGATTTCAGATGAGTTAACAACAGAAGAATTGTTGGCGACCGTTATTGGATTAGTAGGTGAAACAGTCAGTACAGTCAGTGTGCAAGCAGCTCGTCAGTGCAGAAGTTCGACTATTGTTTATATTGGCTCTTCGTTTATCGACAATCCGTTATTAAAAGAAGTGGTAACCAGTTATACAATTTTGCGTGGCTCTGTTCCTGTATTTCCGAAAAATGGAGAATATTCAGGAGCAGTAGGTGCGATGTCTGCTATAACTAAAAAGACGAAATAG
- a CDS encoding protoporphyrinogen oxidase, with protein sequence MKKIVVIGGGITGLSTMYYLQKLSDQENLGLELVLIERSQQLGGKIKTVKDEEFIMEVGADSIVARHASVMPFIQDLGLENRMVYNGTGISYLYANNVLHAIPKDTVFGIPMSKESLVSSTLVSEEGKQAALQDLTSNNENYTRDSSIGEFLEAFLGKELVEKQIAPVLSGVYSGNLHELTLSSTLPYLVDYKNKYGSIIKGFEANKEFFQGAANKKFISFDGGMEVLIDQLENKLDRARIIKGVEAKSVNKQQDSYRIELEGREVLEADYVIMATPHQVAQELLNLPELDTEFNQFLTSSLISVYLGYDIPDEQLPEDGTGFIVSQQSDLLCNACTWTSRKWKHTSKKQKLLVRLFYKSSHPFYGQLKDLSQQELVKIARADVCKSLGIEEAPLTVEVTDWKNLMPNYHMGHKNAITELELKMDESLSRVKLAGSSYFGVGIGACIQNGADLARIIVNNLAERNEE encoded by the coding sequence TTGAAAAAAATTGTGGTCATTGGTGGCGGCATCACAGGTCTTTCCACTATGTATTACTTACAAAAGCTAAGTGATCAAGAAAATTTGGGACTCGAGTTAGTATTAATTGAACGTTCGCAGCAGCTAGGTGGGAAGATCAAGACCGTAAAAGATGAAGAATTTATTATGGAAGTGGGAGCTGACTCGATTGTCGCTCGCCATGCAAGTGTAATGCCGTTTATCCAAGACCTAGGCCTAGAAAATCGAATGGTCTATAATGGTACAGGGATTTCTTATTTATATGCGAATAATGTATTACATGCAATACCAAAAGACACTGTTTTTGGTATTCCGATGAGCAAAGAATCATTAGTAAGTTCAACACTCGTTTCTGAAGAAGGAAAGCAAGCGGCATTACAAGATTTGACTAGCAATAACGAAAATTATACGCGAGACAGTTCTATCGGTGAGTTTCTCGAAGCTTTTTTAGGAAAAGAATTAGTTGAAAAACAAATTGCGCCTGTTTTATCTGGCGTTTATTCAGGCAATCTCCATGAACTAACATTGTCATCAACATTGCCTTATTTGGTAGACTATAAAAATAAGTATGGCAGTATCATAAAAGGATTTGAAGCAAACAAGGAATTTTTCCAAGGTGCTGCAAACAAAAAATTCATTTCGTTTGATGGTGGCATGGAAGTACTGATTGATCAATTGGAAAATAAGTTAGATCGTGCTCGAATTATAAAAGGTGTCGAAGCTAAGTCTGTGAATAAACAGCAAGACAGCTACCGCATAGAACTAGAGGGGAGAGAAGTGCTTGAAGCTGATTATGTGATTATGGCAACTCCTCATCAAGTAGCACAAGAGCTGTTGAATCTACCGGAGCTGGATACCGAATTTAATCAGTTTTTAACTTCTTCACTGATTAGTGTTTATCTGGGTTACGACATCCCTGATGAACAGCTCCCTGAAGACGGTACCGGATTTATCGTTTCGCAACAAAGTGATTTGCTTTGTAATGCGTGCACGTGGACAAGTCGAAAGTGGAAACATACTTCAAAAAAACAAAAATTATTGGTTCGATTATTTTATAAGAGCTCACACCCGTTTTATGGCCAGCTGAAAGATTTATCCCAACAAGAACTAGTGAAAATAGCAAGGGCGGACGTTTGTAAGAGTTTGGGAATTGAAGAAGCTCCGTTAACGGTCGAAGTAACAGACTGGAAAAACTTGATGCCTAATTATCACATGGGTCATAAAAACGCAATTACAGAATTGGAACTAAAAATGGACGAATCACTCTCTAGAGTTAAGTTGGCAGGATCGTCTTATTTTGGTGTAGGAATCGGAGCCTGCATCCAAAATGGCGCTGACTTGGCTCGAATTATAGTCAATAACTTAGCTGAAAGAAATGAAGAGTAA
- a CDS encoding nitroreductase family protein, protein MNLIDKNIIERRSIKKFKVDAVRTEEIIELLNIAKWAPNHKVNEPWRFLLYTEAGKEKFVQAFLHAMKTSDGEIPTKVLNKADYFRSIPLHLVVVMPEDPRQRRWDEDYGAISSMLQNFQLAAWERGIGMIWRSNDWISNPVFREAIGVKPGEKIVATMMIGYPAHIPEKKERTDIRKKLTIINE, encoded by the coding sequence ATGAATCTTATTGACAAGAATATCATAGAGAGACGCTCAATCAAGAAATTCAAGGTTGATGCAGTCCGTACCGAAGAAATTATCGAACTTCTGAATATTGCTAAATGGGCACCTAATCATAAAGTTAATGAACCTTGGCGGTTTTTGCTCTATACAGAAGCTGGAAAAGAAAAATTTGTACAAGCTTTTCTCCATGCTATGAAGACATCTGATGGCGAAATCCCTACTAAAGTACTTAATAAAGCAGATTATTTCCGTAGCATTCCACTTCACTTGGTCGTTGTTATGCCCGAAGATCCAAGGCAAAGAAGATGGGATGAAGACTATGGCGCTATTTCTTCCATGTTGCAAAACTTCCAGCTGGCTGCTTGGGAACGTGGAATAGGGATGATTTGGCGTTCTAACGACTGGATTTCTAATCCTGTTTTCCGTGAAGCAATAGGCGTAAAGCCGGGAGAGAAAATTGTTGCTACTATGATGATTGGCTATCCTGCTCACATCCCAGAAAAAAAAGAACGCACTGATATTCGGAAGAAATTAACGATTATCAATGAATAA
- a CDS encoding hotdog fold thioesterase: MEMKPLEDTIIGVLGIELGEITPEKVIATMPVHGATHQLFGQLHGGASVVLAETVASVGTWHLIDQENELAVGLEINANHMRGKQDGIVTAIGTPLHKGRTTMVWDIKIVDEAEKLICVSRCTVAIVKKKK; this comes from the coding sequence GTGGAGATGAAACCGCTAGAAGATACGATTATAGGTGTATTGGGAATTGAGTTAGGTGAAATTACTCCAGAAAAAGTCATAGCTACAATGCCTGTACACGGTGCTACTCATCAATTGTTCGGACAACTTCACGGAGGAGCATCAGTGGTTTTGGCTGAAACTGTAGCAAGTGTTGGTACATGGCATTTAATCGATCAAGAAAACGAGCTCGCAGTAGGGTTAGAAATCAATGCCAATCACATGCGAGGTAAACAAGATGGCATCGTAACAGCTATTGGCACACCACTTCACAAAGGACGAACAACGATGGTGTGGGATATTAAAATCGTTGATGAGGCTGAAAAACTTATCTGCGTGTCGAGATGTACAGTAGCCATCGTCAAAAAGAAAAAGTAA